A window from Luteibacter flocculans encodes these proteins:
- a CDS encoding adenosylcobinamide-GDP ribazoletransferase has product MMRGLAVAFAFLTRLPVPVQRVDPAAQAASLKWYPLVGGIVGLLLAGLVAVMHAWPMLPLAAVVVIAWVALTGALHLDGLADSADAWIGGMGDRERTLAIMKDPCSGPAGVVALVSVLLLKFSALATLGDTWLLVLPPLLARGAVVAWFLTTPYVRSGGLGEPLRGAPANGCWIALALSAAVSLAFGTAGVWALIAAVTTGALWRRAVVHRLGGFTGDTAGALVEMIEGVTVVVLVVAR; this is encoded by the coding sequence CTGATGCGCGGGCTGGCCGTCGCGTTTGCCTTTCTCACCCGATTGCCCGTGCCCGTGCAACGCGTCGATCCTGCGGCACAGGCGGCTTCGTTGAAGTGGTATCCGCTGGTCGGCGGCATCGTCGGTTTGCTGCTGGCCGGGCTCGTGGCGGTCATGCACGCGTGGCCGATGCTGCCGTTGGCCGCGGTGGTCGTGATCGCGTGGGTGGCTTTGACCGGGGCGCTGCATCTGGACGGCCTGGCGGACAGCGCCGACGCATGGATTGGCGGCATGGGCGACCGGGAGCGCACGCTGGCCATCATGAAAGACCCTTGCAGCGGCCCGGCGGGTGTCGTCGCGCTGGTGTCGGTGTTGCTGCTGAAGTTCTCGGCGCTGGCCACGCTGGGCGATACGTGGTTGCTCGTGTTGCCGCCTTTGCTGGCGCGCGGAGCGGTCGTGGCGTGGTTTCTCACCACTCCTTACGTGCGCAGCGGCGGGCTCGGCGAACCGCTGCGCGGCGCGCCCGCGAACGGGTGCTGGATCGCGCTCGCACTGAGCGCGGCGGTGTCGCTGGCGTTCGGTACGGCGGGCGTCTGGGCCCTCATCGCCGCCGTGACGACGGGCGCCCTATGGCGGCGTGCGGTCGTGCATCGGCTAGGCGGGTTCACCGGCGATACGGCCGGCGCGCTCGTCGAAATGATCGAGGGTGTGACGGTCGTCGTGCTGGTCGTCGCACGCTAG
- the grxD gene encoding Grx4 family monothiol glutaredoxin encodes MALDTPTRERIETLLGQHDVVLFMKGTRQQPMCGFSAAAINTLNDVIPSYHTVNVLEDPEIREGIKEFGQWPTIPQLYVKGELVGGSDIIRQMYTSGELHTLFGQAAPDRTPPEITITEKAAEAIRGGMANAQGMALHLEIGPDHSAGFQLAPAGDHDIVTVASGIEVHFDPGSAARANGIVIDWVSTVQGEGLSLKFPGAAEITSIGVQELKAKLDAGDVVLVDTRPAHNRAMVEPIAGARILENEGYEALGQLPKDTPIAFICNVGVSSRAAAERFAAHGFTQVFNVEGGMDAWMREIGG; translated from the coding sequence ATGGCCCTTGATACTCCCACCCGCGAGCGCATCGAAACCCTGCTCGGCCAGCACGACGTCGTGCTGTTCATGAAGGGCACGCGCCAGCAGCCGATGTGCGGTTTCTCCGCCGCGGCAATCAATACCCTCAACGACGTGATCCCGAGCTACCACACGGTGAACGTGCTCGAAGACCCGGAGATCCGCGAGGGCATCAAGGAATTCGGCCAGTGGCCCACGATTCCGCAGCTCTATGTGAAGGGCGAACTGGTCGGCGGATCGGACATCATTCGTCAGATGTACACGAGCGGCGAACTGCACACGCTGTTCGGCCAGGCCGCACCGGACCGCACGCCGCCGGAAATCACCATCACCGAGAAGGCAGCGGAAGCCATTCGCGGCGGCATGGCCAACGCACAAGGCATGGCGCTGCACCTGGAGATCGGCCCGGACCATAGCGCCGGATTCCAGTTGGCGCCGGCAGGCGACCACGACATCGTGACGGTCGCCAGCGGCATCGAAGTCCACTTCGATCCGGGCAGCGCTGCACGCGCCAACGGCATCGTGATCGACTGGGTTTCCACCGTGCAGGGCGAAGGCCTGAGCCTCAAGTTCCCGGGCGCCGCCGAGATCACATCGATCGGCGTGCAGGAGCTGAAGGCGAAGCTCGACGCGGGCGACGTGGTGCTGGTCGATACGCGCCCGGCGCACAACCGCGCGATGGTCGAACCGATCGCGGGCGCGCGCATTCTCGAAAACGAAGGCTACGAGGCACTGGGCCAGCTCCCGAAGGACACGCCGATCGCCTTCATCTGCAACGTCGGCGTTTCCAGCCGCGCCGCCGCCGAGCGCTTCGCCGCGCACGGCTTCACGCAGGTGTTCAATGTCGAAGGCGGCATGGACGCCTGGATGCGTGAGATCGGCGGCTAA
- the cbiB gene encoding adenosylcobinamide-phosphate synthase CbiB: protein MTFALTLFAACLLDASLGEPRRYHPLVGFGRWASAVERWLHADNRWAGIVAWAVAVLPAVVLLWSVRRVVPFPVTCAIDVLVLYFALGRRSLGEHARPVADALDEGDLTTARLAVGRMVSRDTEVLDASQVAAAATESVLENGHDAVFGALFWFVLLGAPGALLFRLANTLDAMWGYRTPRYGRFGSAAARIDDVLGFVPARLTAFTYASLGHFVTAWRCWRTQAPIWDSPNAGPVMAAGAGALRTQLGGAAPYHGQWEERPILGEGDAPDAQTIRRALRLVDRGTIAWLVVASLGGMAAHA, encoded by the coding sequence ATGACGTTCGCGCTCACGCTGTTCGCGGCCTGCCTGCTGGATGCGTCGCTCGGCGAGCCGCGGCGCTATCACCCGTTGGTTGGGTTCGGTCGGTGGGCGAGTGCCGTGGAACGGTGGCTGCATGCGGACAACCGCTGGGCCGGCATCGTCGCCTGGGCGGTGGCGGTACTTCCGGCGGTCGTGCTGTTGTGGAGCGTTCGCCGAGTTGTTCCGTTCCCGGTGACGTGTGCCATCGACGTCCTCGTGCTCTACTTCGCGCTCGGCCGCCGCAGCCTCGGCGAGCATGCGCGACCCGTTGCCGATGCCCTGGACGAGGGCGATCTCACGACGGCGCGCCTCGCCGTCGGGCGGATGGTCAGTCGCGATACCGAGGTGCTCGACGCGTCACAAGTCGCCGCGGCAGCCACGGAATCGGTGCTCGAAAACGGGCATGACGCCGTGTTCGGTGCCTTGTTCTGGTTCGTGCTGCTCGGTGCGCCCGGCGCCTTGTTGTTTCGTCTCGCGAATACGCTCGATGCCATGTGGGGCTACCGCACGCCGCGCTACGGGCGTTTTGGCAGCGCGGCGGCACGCATCGACGACGTGCTCGGGTTTGTCCCCGCGCGGCTGACCGCATTCACTTATGCCTCCCTTGGCCATTTCGTCACGGCATGGCGTTGCTGGCGCACGCAGGCCCCCATCTGGGACAGCCCGAATGCGGGCCCCGTGATGGCGGCGGGGGCGGGCGCCTTGCGCACGCAGCTTGGCGGCGCGGCGCCCTATCACGGCCAGTGGGAAGAGCGCCCGATCCTTGGCGAGGGCGATGCACCGGATGCGCAGACGATTCGCCGCGCATTGCGCCTCGTGGATCGCGGCACGATCGCCTGGCTCGTGGTCGCGTCGCTGGGCGGGATGGCTGCGCATGCTTGA
- the cobT gene encoding nicotinate-nucleotide--dimethylbenzimidazole phosphoribosyltransferase, producing the protein MTDWLTVPCRIPDRAAVAAATARQGTLTKPPGSLGALEALAVRLAGLQRNERPRADRVWIAVFAGDHGVAAEGVSAFPQAVTGEMLRNFAGGGAAIAVLARELGATLEVVNLGTVNDPGEIDGVTRQVIAPSTANLRIEPAMTDAQLDAALDAGLASVRHAVAAGAEIYIGGDMGIGNTTVASALACALLDERPERLAGAGTGLDADGIARKVAVITQALQGHALATSPRERLRRLGGFEIAALSGAYVAAAQHGVPVLVDGFISSVAALAATALHPGVRPWLIFGHRSHEQGHARVLAALDAEPLLDLGLRLGEASGAALAVPLLRLACALHGSMATFAEAGVSEG; encoded by the coding sequence ATGACCGACTGGCTCACCGTGCCCTGTCGCATTCCGGATCGTGCCGCCGTCGCCGCCGCCACGGCGCGGCAGGGCACGCTGACGAAACCTCCAGGCTCGCTCGGCGCGCTCGAAGCTCTGGCCGTGCGGCTCGCGGGATTGCAGAGAAACGAGCGCCCCCGCGCCGACCGCGTTTGGATCGCCGTCTTCGCGGGCGATCACGGCGTGGCTGCAGAAGGCGTCTCCGCGTTTCCGCAGGCCGTCACGGGCGAGATGCTGCGCAACTTCGCGGGTGGCGGCGCGGCCATCGCCGTCCTCGCACGCGAACTCGGCGCCACCTTGGAAGTGGTGAATCTCGGTACGGTGAACGATCCCGGCGAGATCGATGGGGTTACCCGGCAGGTGATCGCGCCATCCACGGCGAATCTGCGTATCGAACCCGCCATGACCGACGCGCAACTCGATGCGGCGCTCGATGCAGGGCTTGCCAGCGTCCGCCATGCGGTCGCTGCCGGTGCCGAGATCTACATCGGCGGCGATATGGGCATCGGCAATACCACGGTGGCGAGTGCGCTTGCGTGCGCGCTGCTGGACGAACGACCGGAACGACTCGCTGGCGCGGGTACCGGACTCGATGCCGATGGCATCGCGCGCAAGGTTGCGGTCATAACGCAGGCGCTTCAGGGGCATGCGCTGGCGACCTCGCCACGCGAACGGTTGCGCCGCCTGGGTGGCTTCGAGATCGCAGCGCTGTCCGGCGCCTATGTGGCGGCCGCGCAACATGGCGTGCCCGTGCTGGTGGACGGATTCATCAGCAGCGTGGCGGCGCTTGCTGCGACGGCGCTGCATCCCGGCGTACGTCCATGGCTTATCTTCGGCCACCGTTCGCATGAGCAAGGCCACGCGCGGGTGCTCGCTGCGCTGGATGCCGAACCATTGCTCGATCTTGGCCTGCGTCTGGGCGAAGCCAGTGGCGCGGCACTGGCCGTGCCATTGCTGCGCCTGGCCTGCGCATTGCACGGTTCGATGGCGACATTTGCCGAAGCCGGAGTGTCGGAAGGATGA
- a CDS encoding histidine phosphatase family protein codes for MSIDLLRHGDTGQRSYRGQLDDPLSELGWQQLRAAVRERTWDRIVSSSLSRCAAFAGELAAERGVPLRIDARLAEYHFGAWQGVPIETLAERDGDALGRFWADPVACPPPEAETFDTFRARLVAALDEVAAEATDARVLVVTHGGAIRLLRCIAEGRGFGDMAGIDVPHASLHPLTWGC; via the coding sequence ATGAGCATCGATCTGCTTCGACACGGCGACACGGGTCAGCGCAGTTATCGCGGACAACTCGACGATCCGCTGTCCGAGCTTGGCTGGCAGCAACTGAGGGCGGCGGTGCGCGAACGGACCTGGGATCGCATCGTCTCCTCATCGCTGTCGCGTTGCGCCGCGTTTGCCGGGGAGCTTGCTGCGGAGCGCGGCGTGCCGCTGCGTATCGATGCGCGACTGGCCGAGTATCACTTTGGTGCATGGCAGGGCGTGCCCATCGAGACGCTCGCCGAACGCGATGGCGATGCGCTGGGGCGCTTCTGGGCGGATCCCGTTGCGTGTCCGCCACCGGAGGCGGAGACCTTCGATACGTTTCGTGCGCGCCTCGTTGCCGCACTCGATGAGGTGGCGGCCGAAGCGACCGATGCGCGCGTGCTGGTAGTGACGCATGGGGGCGCGATTCGTCTCCTCCGCTGCATCGCCGAGGGAAGAGGCTTCGGCGACATGGCGGGCATCGACGTTCCGCACGCGTCGTTGCATCCGCTCACCTGGGGGTGCTGA
- a CDS encoding cobyrinate a,c-diamide synthase, producing the protein MSRHCPALFVSAPASGQGKTSVTAALARAHARQGKRVRVFKTGPDFLDPTILARASGEPVYQLDPWMGGDDDVRARLYEAAGDADLILVEGVMGLFDGSPSSADLAIAFGLPVLAVIDGSAMAQTFGALAHGLATYRPSLRLSGVLANRVGSPYHAGLLRDSLPADIDWYGALPRDAALTLPERHLGLVAAAELDDLDARLDALADVWEAQDRVALPPPVTFDDVALPASRVRLDGVRIAVAQDAAFAFLYPANIDLLREAGAELLFFSPLAGDPLPACDAVWLPGGYPELHIDTLAARDDLRRDLRAHVDAGRPLLAECGGLLYALDRLADREGHTGTMAGLLEGHATMQPRLAALGMQEAALPEGVLRGHSFHYAQASIGSDALATAHNPHGGPTAERIYRRGRMTASFVHFCFPSQPDAAVRLFLP; encoded by the coding sequence ATGAGTCGCCACTGCCCCGCGCTGTTCGTGTCCGCGCCGGCCTCCGGGCAGGGCAAGACCAGCGTCACTGCTGCCCTGGCACGCGCGCATGCACGTCAGGGCAAGCGGGTGCGGGTGTTCAAGACGGGCCCCGACTTCCTCGATCCCACCATCCTGGCGCGCGCCAGTGGCGAGCCCGTGTATCAATTGGACCCCTGGATGGGCGGGGACGATGACGTGCGTGCGCGCCTGTACGAGGCCGCCGGTGATGCCGACCTGATTCTGGTCGAAGGCGTGATGGGTCTCTTCGACGGTTCGCCGTCGAGCGCGGATCTCGCCATCGCGTTCGGTCTGCCAGTTCTCGCGGTGATCGACGGTAGCGCCATGGCGCAGACCTTCGGGGCGCTGGCACACGGACTGGCGACGTATCGACCGTCACTTCGCCTGAGCGGCGTGCTCGCCAATCGCGTCGGCAGTCCGTATCACGCCGGCTTGCTGCGGGACAGCTTGCCTGCCGATATCGACTGGTACGGCGCGTTGCCGCGTGATGCCGCGTTGACCTTGCCGGAACGTCACCTCGGCCTCGTGGCTGCCGCGGAGCTGGACGACCTCGACGCCCGGCTGGATGCGTTGGCCGATGTCTGGGAGGCGCAGGATCGTGTCGCGCTTCCGCCACCCGTGACCTTCGATGACGTCGCGCTGCCGGCATCGCGCGTGCGTCTCGATGGGGTGCGCATCGCGGTCGCGCAGGATGCGGCGTTTGCCTTTCTGTATCCGGCGAACATCGATTTGCTCCGCGAGGCCGGTGCGGAGCTGCTCTTCTTCTCGCCGCTCGCGGGCGATCCGTTGCCGGCGTGCGACGCGGTCTGGTTGCCGGGCGGCTACCCGGAACTGCACATCGACACATTGGCGGCACGCGACGATCTTCGACGCGATCTTCGCGCACACGTGGACGCCGGCCGGCCACTGCTCGCCGAATGCGGCGGTCTGCTCTACGCGTTGGATCGGCTTGCGGATCGCGAGGGGCATACCGGCACGATGGCCGGACTGCTCGAAGGACACGCGACGATGCAGCCCCGGCTCGCCGCACTGGGCATGCAGGAGGCAGCGCTTCCGGAGGGAGTTCTGCGCGGACACTCGTTCCACTATGCGCAGGCGAGCATCGGCAGCGATGCGTTGGCAACCGCACACAACCCGCATGGTGGGCCCACGGCGGAGCGCATTTATCGACGCGGCCGCATGACCGCGAGTTTCGTGCATTTCTGTTTCCCGTCGCAGCCGGACGCGGCGGTGCGCCTGTTCCTGCCATGA
- a CDS encoding UDP-2,3-diacylglucosamine diphosphatase, whose protein sequence is MAKLTCRSAFISDVHLGTPDCKAAYLLDFLRSLDCERLYLVGDIVDLEALGKRHWWHADHTAVIAELVAIAARGVEVIYLPGNHDYQLRGLAGSSLAGIRVELDAIHEGADGRRYRVSHGDEFDPEHVGRRWISWLGDTLHRFICWANRRVHAVRSRLELPYLPLSIILKSHVGAALEYIRGYEQRVANDARERGFDGHICGHIHFGHVRPMDGVLYLNDGDWVEHCTALVEDFTGAMELIHWTEQVTPLGRVSRETVLPSPEAVLGFAPLADCRANLSALRGAAPALDDLASLVR, encoded by the coding sequence ATGGCGAAGCTCACCTGCCGCAGCGCCTTCATCTCCGACGTGCACCTCGGTACGCCTGACTGCAAGGCGGCCTATCTGCTCGATTTCCTTCGCAGCCTCGACTGCGAGCGCCTCTACCTCGTCGGCGACATCGTCGATCTGGAAGCGCTCGGTAAGCGCCACTGGTGGCATGCGGATCACACCGCAGTGATCGCCGAACTGGTCGCCATCGCCGCGCGTGGGGTGGAGGTGATCTACCTGCCCGGCAACCACGACTACCAGTTACGCGGCCTGGCCGGCTCCAGCCTCGCGGGCATCCGAGTGGAACTGGACGCCATCCACGAGGGCGCGGACGGTCGGCGCTATCGTGTGAGCCACGGCGACGAATTCGATCCCGAGCACGTCGGCCGGCGCTGGATCTCGTGGCTCGGCGACACGCTGCACCGCTTCATCTGCTGGGCAAACCGTCGCGTGCATGCGGTGCGCTCGCGCCTCGAACTGCCCTATCTGCCGCTGTCGATCATCCTGAAGTCGCATGTCGGCGCGGCGCTGGAATACATCCGCGGCTACGAACAACGCGTGGCGAACGACGCGCGCGAGCGCGGCTTCGACGGGCACATCTGCGGACACATCCACTTCGGTCACGTCCGCCCGATGGACGGCGTGCTCTACCTGAACGACGGCGACTGGGTCGAGCACTGCACCGCGCTCGTGGAGGACTTCACCGGCGCCATGGAACTCATCCACTGGACCGAACAGGTCACGCCGCTGGGCCGGGTCAGCCGGGAAACCGTGCTGCCTTCGCCGGAAGCCGTGCTGGGTTTCGCTCCGCTGGCCGACTGCCGGGCCAACCTCTCGGCCCTGCGCGGGGCGGCTCCCGCCCTGGACGATCTGGCGTCGCTGGTGCGCTGA
- a CDS encoding RHS repeat-associated core domain-containing protein gives MGNITGVSESGGSTAKYLYDTFGRLTAVLDASGTPLEVYTYNPTGDRLSKSAPGLATGTYGYQSGTHWLTSIDTASRTYDANGNTTGNAAAGQVWGYGYNGRNRMTVVQQNGATVGSYVYNANGERVLKTVGSASTRFVYDEGSQLLSELGGTHARDYIAVGGVPMAVADGASLGFITADGLGSPRVVTSAARDVLWTWHYAANPFGEAEPVSATGYVLNLRFPGQYQDNEAGLKYNVNRTFDAATGRYIQSDPIGLAGGISTYAYVSGRPLTWADVLGLDQRLGYRTIKGGSRSAIWQIQWQLSEPSQNPGYVVQTVTGVTPDGQTVVYSEAWEVGTGDVNTMISQTRQVDDTFAGWKSLRAEATYYDGLTLPDSYTYGGGKYAYDLLSKPGGADITGCRGSNTVQREFVPPSNVKP, from the coding sequence ATGGGCAATATCACGGGTGTCAGCGAGTCGGGCGGCAGCACGGCAAAGTACCTTTACGACACGTTTGGTCGTCTGACTGCCGTCCTGGATGCGAGCGGCACACCACTGGAGGTATACACCTATAACCCAACCGGCGATCGTCTCAGTAAATCTGCCCCGGGTCTCGCAACTGGCACGTACGGCTACCAGTCCGGCACCCACTGGCTGACGTCGATCGACACGGCCTCGCGGACCTACGACGCCAATGGCAACACCACCGGCAATGCGGCGGCAGGGCAAGTGTGGGGCTATGGCTACAACGGCCGCAACCGGATGACGGTGGTCCAGCAGAACGGCGCCACAGTCGGCAGCTACGTCTACAACGCGAACGGCGAGCGGGTGCTGAAGACCGTCGGCTCTGCGTCGACGCGCTTCGTCTACGATGAGGGCAGCCAACTGCTTTCAGAACTTGGCGGTACCCATGCCCGCGACTACATTGCGGTGGGCGGCGTGCCGATGGCGGTCGCGGATGGTGCATCCCTTGGCTTCATCACGGCCGATGGCTTGGGATCGCCCCGCGTTGTCACGTCAGCGGCCCGCGATGTGCTTTGGACGTGGCACTATGCAGCCAATCCGTTCGGTGAGGCCGAGCCGGTGTCGGCGACGGGGTATGTGCTGAACCTGAGGTTTCCGGGTCAGTATCAGGACAATGAGGCTGGGTTGAAGTACAACGTCAACCGCACCTTTGATGCAGCAACGGGGCGGTATATCCAGAGTGACCCTATTGGTCTAGCTGGCGGAATAAGCACTTATGCATACGTCAGTGGAAGGCCCTTGACCTGGGCTGATGTGCTGGGACTTGATCAACGTCTCGGATATCGCACGATCAAGGGCGGAAGCAGGTCAGCGATCTGGCAAATCCAGTGGCAACTCTCTGAGCCGTCCCAGAACCCTGGCTATGTTGTCCAGACCGTTACAGGCGTCACGCCGGACGGGCAAACCGTGGTTTACTCGGAAGCGTGGGAAGTTGGGACAGGCGACGTCAACACAATGATCTCGCAGACACGTCAGGTCGACGATACTTTTGCTGGGTGGAAGTCACTTCGTGCTGAAGCGACCTACTACGACGGACTCACATTGCCTGACTCGTACACGTACGGTGGCGGAAAGTACGCTTACGATCTCCTCAGTAAGCCAGGCGGCGCGGACATCACAGGATGCCGCGGCTCAAATACCGTACAAAGGGAATTTGTACCACCTTCAAACGTCAAGCCCTGA
- a CDS encoding cobyric acid synthase, which translates to MSAKVLMVQGCTSDAGKSTVVAALCRWLHRRGVAVAPFKPQNMALNSAVTVDGGEIGRAQAVQAQAAGVAPHTDFNPVLLKPNSDTGAQVIVHGHPVGNMDAVGYHAYKQVAMDAVLASHARLVDTYEAVVVEGAGSPAEINLRDRDIANMGYAEAVDCPVLLVADIDRGGVFAHLVGTLALLSESERARVVGFAINRFRGDPALLQSGLEWLEQHTGKPVLGVLPYLHGLVLEAEDALPRESEPRSGARLRVVVPVLPRISNHTDLDALRLHPDVAVTFIGPGHAFPPCDLVVLPGSKSTRADLAWLRAQGWDEAILRHVRYGGRVLGICGGMQILGRTVHDPEGIEGPPGSSDGLGLLDLETTLAPTKQLRLVTGRLVSGDAAVSGYEIHCGVSVGPAMARPALWRDDGLPEGARSDDGRVVGTYLHGVFDHPEALAYWLGEAGLTASAPLDVMALREASLDRLADTIDAHMDVSMLVRLFGLGSC; encoded by the coding sequence ATGAGCGCGAAGGTGCTCATGGTGCAGGGCTGCACGTCGGACGCCGGCAAAAGCACCGTCGTGGCCGCCCTGTGCCGCTGGTTGCATCGTCGTGGTGTCGCCGTCGCGCCGTTCAAACCGCAGAACATGGCGTTGAATTCGGCGGTCACGGTGGACGGAGGCGAAATCGGCCGTGCCCAAGCCGTGCAGGCGCAGGCAGCCGGCGTCGCCCCGCATACGGATTTCAATCCAGTGCTGCTCAAGCCGAACAGCGATACGGGCGCCCAGGTGATCGTGCACGGACATCCGGTGGGCAACATGGATGCCGTCGGTTACCACGCCTATAAGCAGGTGGCGATGGACGCCGTGCTCGCGTCGCACGCGCGGCTCGTCGATACCTACGAGGCCGTGGTGGTGGAGGGCGCGGGCAGTCCCGCGGAGATTAACCTGCGCGATCGCGATATCGCGAACATGGGCTACGCCGAAGCCGTCGATTGCCCGGTGCTGCTCGTCGCCGACATCGATCGCGGCGGCGTCTTCGCGCACCTGGTTGGTACGCTTGCGCTGCTGTCGGAAAGCGAACGCGCGCGCGTGGTCGGCTTCGCCATCAACCGTTTCCGCGGCGACCCGGCGTTGCTCCAGTCCGGGCTCGAGTGGCTTGAACAACATACCGGCAAACCTGTGCTCGGCGTGCTGCCCTATCTGCACGGGCTGGTGCTGGAAGCGGAAGACGCGCTCCCTCGCGAGAGCGAGCCGCGAAGTGGCGCACGCCTGCGCGTCGTCGTACCGGTGTTGCCACGGATCAGCAACCATACCGATCTCGACGCGTTGCGCCTGCATCCGGACGTTGCCGTGACGTTCATCGGCCCGGGCCACGCCTTTCCGCCCTGCGATCTCGTCGTGCTGCCGGGCTCCAAATCCACGCGCGCCGACCTGGCCTGGTTGCGTGCGCAGGGCTGGGACGAGGCGATCCTGCGCCATGTTCGCTACGGTGGCCGCGTGCTCGGCATCTGCGGTGGCATGCAGATCCTTGGGCGTACCGTGCACGATCCCGAGGGCATTGAAGGTCCGCCGGGGTCGAGCGACGGTCTTGGCCTGCTCGACCTCGAAACCACGCTGGCGCCAACCAAACAACTTCGCCTCGTGACCGGAAGGCTCGTATCCGGCGACGCCGCAGTAAGCGGTTACGAGATCCACTGCGGGGTAAGCGTCGGGCCGGCCATGGCGCGGCCTGCCTTGTGGCGAGACGACGGTCTGCCGGAAGGTGCTCGCTCGGATGATGGACGCGTCGTCGGTACCTACCTCCACGGCGTGTTCGATCATCCCGAAGCGCTGGCCTACTGGCTCGGCGAAGCGGGACTGACGGCGAGCGCGCCTCTCGACGTGATGGCACTGCGCGAAGCCAGCCTGGATCGCCTCGCCGATACCATCGATGCACATATGGATGTCTCCATGCTCGTGCGCTTGTTCGGCCTTGGCTCATGCTGA
- the cobU gene encoding bifunctional adenosylcobinamide kinase/adenosylcobinamide-phosphate guanylyltransferase, with the protein MLTLILGGARSGKSALAERLAIDSGQEVVYIATAQALDDEMSERIAHHRARRPAEWISIEQPLALGATLREHARDHRLLLVDCLTLWLSNLLGTGDTQRFVTERDALLDALVAVPGDVVFVSNEVGLGITPLGELTRRFVDEAGRLHQALAQRCDRVVFVAAGLPLTLKGPSP; encoded by the coding sequence ATGCTGACGCTCATTCTCGGCGGCGCGCGTTCCGGCAAGAGTGCGCTGGCGGAACGCCTCGCGATCGACAGTGGACAGGAGGTCGTCTACATCGCCACAGCGCAGGCGCTCGACGACGAAATGTCCGAGCGGATCGCGCATCACCGCGCTCGCCGTCCTGCCGAATGGATATCGATCGAACAGCCGCTCGCACTCGGTGCGACCCTGCGCGAGCACGCGCGTGACCATCGGCTGTTGCTCGTCGATTGCCTCACGCTGTGGCTGTCGAACCTGCTTGGCACAGGCGACACGCAGCGCTTCGTCACGGAGCGCGACGCGCTGCTCGATGCGCTGGTTGCCGTACCCGGCGACGTCGTTTTCGTAAGTAACGAGGTCGGACTCGGCATTACGCCGCTGGGCGAACTCACCCGCCGCTTCGTCGACGAAGCCGGCCGTCTCCACCAGGCGCTTGCGCAACGTTGTGACCGCGTGGTCTTCGTCGCCGCGGGCCTGCCCCTCACTTTGAAAGGACCGTCGCCATGA
- the cobD gene encoding threonine-phosphate decarboxylase CobD, with protein sequence MLEHGGRLERAARDYGIARDAWLDLSTGVSPYGWPVPPIPPRVWQRLPEDDDGLLDAARAYYGVHDLLPVAGSQAAIAALPRLRARSRVAVIEPTYAEHAHAWRQAGHEVTSLTLADLLARVADFDVVIVVRPNNPTGECASREQLVDAMRRRSADTGASMCDMPWLIVDEAFVDTRPQESLLADRCEGLVVLRSVGKFFGLAGARAGFVAAWPALLDALAEALGPWTLSGPTRYALTHALADTAWQATARDWLQRTSSRLATLLSGHGLPPSGGCEFFQYVRHDRAGALHDALARRAVLVRHFATPQALRFGLPADDAAFAQLDRALAEVLA encoded by the coding sequence ATGCTTGAGCACGGTGGTCGACTCGAACGCGCCGCGCGCGACTACGGCATCGCTCGCGACGCGTGGCTCGACCTCTCCACGGGCGTGAGTCCCTACGGTTGGCCCGTACCGCCGATCCCTCCGCGTGTCTGGCAGCGTCTTCCCGAAGATGACGATGGGCTGCTTGATGCTGCACGCGCGTACTACGGTGTTCACGACCTGCTGCCCGTGGCGGGATCGCAAGCGGCCATCGCCGCGTTGCCGCGGCTGCGTGCGCGATCGCGCGTCGCCGTGATCGAACCCACCTACGCCGAGCATGCCCATGCCTGGCGGCAGGCCGGGCACGAGGTGACATCGCTGACGCTGGCCGATCTGCTCGCTCGCGTCGCTGACTTCGATGTCGTGATCGTCGTTCGTCCGAACAATCCGACCGGTGAGTGCGCATCGCGCGAGCAGTTGGTCGATGCGATGAGACGTCGCTCGGCAGATACCGGAGCGTCGATGTGTGACATGCCCTGGCTCATCGTGGATGAGGCATTCGTCGATACGCGTCCGCAGGAGAGTCTTCTTGCGGATCGGTGCGAAGGGCTCGTCGTGCTTCGCTCGGTCGGCAAGTTTTTCGGCCTCGCCGGTGCACGTGCGGGCTTCGTTGCGGCATGGCCCGCCTTGCTCGATGCGCTGGCGGAGGCATTGGGGCCCTGGACGTTGAGCGGACCGACGCGGTACGCGCTGACCCATGCGCTTGCCGATACGGCATGGCAGGCCACGGCGCGTGACTGGCTGCAGCGTACGTCGTCGCGCCTCGCCACGTTGTTGAGCGGTCACGGCTTGCCGCCCTCCGGTGGCTGCGAGTTCTTCCAGTACGTTCGGCACGACCGCGCGGGGGCGTTGCACGACGCGCTGGCGCGACGCGCTGTGCTGGTCCGTCACTTCGCGACTCCGCAGGCACTCCGATTCGGCCTTCCCGCTGACGACGCGGCGTTCGCGCAACTCGATCGAGCGCTGGCCGAGGTGCTGGCATGA